The nucleotide window CGTATTATGTTTGTTCATCCAAGACCGCTATGGCATCTCTGTAGGTAAAACTCAGATGGGCATTGATGCCTGTATTCTGTTTGCGTCTTGCTTCTTCGTATCGCCTTGGGTAATTGCCGTTTCGGTATTGGGCACCGCAGTATTGAACATCGTATTAGCAATGAACCACAAGCCTACTCGTTACTCGGTGAATTACGCGTCTTAATACCCATCCCCCTATGAATTACTAGCTGTTTTTAGTAACAAAAACAGCTAGAATTTAGGTTTTATAAACCGTCGCCTTTTCTATGCAAGATTACCTCTCCAGCGCCAAAGACCAACAAGCCTCTATTTATATTGAAGGCTTGGAGTTCAACCCCAACACACGAGTCTTAAGCTGCGACGAGCAGGTCATTGATTTAGAGCCTCGTTCTATCGAGCTCTTAGAGTTATTTCTTACCAGCGTTGGTCAACCGCTCGCCGCCGAGCACATCATTGAATCTGTCTGGCAAAGCAACTTCATTTCCAAAAATGTTCTGACCAACCGAATCAGTACGTTACGTTCAGTACTTCAAAAACACCTGCCTGATAGCGACGCAACCAAAATACTAGTGACTTACCCACGTAAAGGCTATTTTCTAAACCCAAACTCGGTTAGTTTTGCCGCGACCTCCCCTGAAACTGCACCGAATGATGCAGAACTGGAATCTCCAGTCAGTCAAGAAGGGAATAGATCTAATCCAGTTAACCCTTGGTTAATCGTGGTGTCTTTGGCTTTGCTGATCAGCACTGCGGTAATGGGTTACATGCTTTGGCAATCTCCCACTCGCGCTTCAGAAATTGAACGTGACCAACGATTGATTCCTAAGGTCGAGCTTCTCCTGAACCGATTGGATGCCATTGGTGAGAATTCCAGAAAATACCGAAAAGTCGTAAAAGCATTATTACTTCAACAGCAGATTGAATACGCCTACACCGATCTTGCTAACCAAGATGCGCCAAGCTACTTCCTTGACCCTATTGATAGCTCTCCCTTCTTTCCGGGCGCAAAGAACATGCGTACCAGTGATTACCTGCTTAACATTCAGCTCAAAGATCAAGAAGTGGACAAACGCCTTATCGCAAAGATAAGCCTGATTTACCCAAACTCAGGGAAGCTCGCATTTGGTGGTGTTTACTCTATTGATGTCAATAATATCAGCAGCAGCCTTATGGAGATCAACCGAGAGCTAGCTAACTACTTTGCACTGCCAGCACCATTACCGCCAGAATGGTCAGTCGACAATGCCGAAGTCAGCGAATTGCTAAGTGGAAAAGCCATAGCGCTGGATGACATCAAGCTCAATACCATGACGTCGACTCTGATTGCGCGTCAACTTGCGCTATTTGAAACAGATCAGAAGAAGCTCGTCGCGTTCACTAACCTTATTCAAACTCGTTTTAACCGACTACCAGACGAACTGAAGCTGTGGCTTGGTATCATTCATTTCAAACTAAGAGACCTGCAAACCGCAAAAGAGCTTCTGACCAATACCTCAGGCAACTCTACGATCGAAAATGCGTTGGTTTATATGATGGTTTCTCATATCGCTTATAAGCAAGACAACATGGAGAAGTTTCGCCTGAACTACATGGAGTCTCTAGTTGCCTTATTGAGAGTGGTTCCATCCGAAGATCTATTCGCCCGGCTATCCAAACCAGAATCAAAATCAACCTGCCTGCAACCTTGGAAGAGCTTGAAGCTAAGCGTTAAAGACCCACTTATCATAAAACAGTGGGAAAGCTTAATGCTGAATTACTGCACAGCTGTTGGGCAACAGATCTCAAATCAAAACAAAAAACCATTTAAAATAAACAACTTAAACATAAATTAAGATCTTATGTGACTTCGTTTTTTGCCCTATTTACTCTTCAAACAATAACATTCCTAAAACATAGGGCCCACCAAGGGCTTCCAACTTTAGGAATGTTCAACATGAAAAAAACAATGACGCTGCTAGCGACCTCTCTCTTTGCTCTCTATGGTTGTGGCGGCGGAGGCGGCTCTTCTTCTGGTTCAACAGATGGTAATAAAGGTCCAAACAATCAGGTTGATTACCCGATTGAGAGCTCTGCATTTTCCCCGAAACCAGAAACAACATTGGGCTACTCATTTACCACAGATGGTCAGGCTGAAGGCGTGATGACAATGAACTTCACTCCTGTAAGCGGTGAACTCATTATTGCAGGGTTAAAAGAAGAGACCGGCAATGAAGAGGTCGTTCAAGTTATCAATGACCTCATCAATTACGGCATCACCGAATTTTATGTTTCTGAAGACATCATGACGAATGCTGAAGGTACACAAGAAGACGGCAGCATTTATTTTGCAGGCCCCGACCGTGGGTTACACGAAATCACCAACGCTTACTTCATTGGTAGCCAATACATCACAAGAATGATGTACAGCAGCCCAATGTTCCGTTTGAAAGGAACAGACGTAAAAGAGAGCAACCCGATCATTGATATCAGTGAGGAAACCGTTTCGTTACAAGTCACGTTAGATGGCGAAGCAGTCGCTAACATGCTGAATGACTTTGAAGACCACTCGTGGGTAGCAAGCCTTCCAACTGACGCCTCGTGCCGAGTCACATGGCAACAACAGATTGAAGAAACAGGCGTACGTAAGAGTTTCAAGATCTCTGATAAATCGATCGAAGCTGCGAACCTAACGGAGAAAAACACCTACAACATCAACTGTGAAGGCATGGATTCCGCAGAATTTGGCACATCATCAGAGCGCTGGTTCAACCCTAGCATCGGCTTGATTGAACAGATTGAATTGATGTCTGTAGAGCAATCTACTATTGAAGAATCAGCAGCGATACTGACCTCAATTAGCTAGCCTTGACTTAGATTCACTAAACCTAAGCTTAACCGCGAGCAAACCGCAAACAATAAAAAAAGGCTTTGGGGAGCACTCCAAAGCCTTTTAGCAGCCGAATCCTTTAAGGGGAATGAGAATCAAGCCGATTGAAATAAAAACAAGTCTAACCTTCGATCAAGAGAATACGAGTCTCGTAAGGTCGCAAAACTTGATGATTAGACGCCACTAAACTCTCGCTCACTTGATAATTAGACAACAAGCTCTTAGCCTTCGCCATCTCAAAACGTTCAGGTAAAACGCATTCAGCCTCTTCACCATAGTAGTTGTTAATGCACAGCAGAGTTTGTCCTTCACTTTCACGTGCATACGCAAAAATGGATGAGTGCTCAGGCAGTAGATCTTGATAACTGCCATCCGTAATCACTGGTACTTGTTTACGTAACTCAATCAAACTCTTATAGAAATAGAAGACCGAGTCTTTATCTTCAAGCGCTTGCTCAGCATTGATCTCAGTGTAGTTATTCGCAACATCTAACCATGGCTGTGATAGCGAAAAGCCAGCGTAAGGCTCACTGTTCCATTGCATTGGTGTACGAGAGTTATCACGAGATTTCTGCGCTAAAATCGCCATCATATCTTCATGAGCCACACCATCACGGTTAACCATGATGTCGTACATATTGGTACTCTCTACATCACGATACTGGCTGATCTCGGTGTAACCCGGGTTGGTCATCCCAATCTCTTCACCTTGATAGATATAAGGTGTGCCTTGCATCATGTGCACAGAAGCAGCCAACATTTTAGCCGACTCAACACGATATTGTTGATCGTTACCTAAGCGGCTCACGACTCTTGGTTGGTCGTGGTTACACCAGAATAGTGCGCCCCAACCTTTGCCGTTCAATCCCGTTTGCCAGTGGTTAAAGATCGACTTGAGCTGTAAGAAGTCAAACAGAGCATTAGTCCACTTCTCACCATTGGTGTAATCGACCTTAAGGTGGTGGAAGTTAAACACCATCGATAGCTCGCTGTTATCAATGTTTGAATATTGCTGACAATGCTCCAACGTGGTTGAAGACATCTCGCCGACGGTCACGCTGCCGTATTTCTGGAATACCGCTTCGCTGATCTCTTTTAGATATTCGTGCACACGTGGGCCATCGGTATAGAAACGACGACCATCGCCAATATCATCATTTGGGAAGTCTTGCTGCTTTGAAATCAGGTTAATGACATCGAGCCGGAAACCATCGACGCCCTTTTCAGCCCAGAAGCTGATAACGTCTTTCACTTCTTCACGTACAACCGGGTTCTCCCAATTAAGGTCAGCCTGTTCTTTGGCGAATAAGTGTAGGAAGTATTGTCCAGTCGCCTCATCTAATTCCCATGCATTACCACCGAACTTAGACTGCCAGTTGGTTGGTGCTTGACCGTTTACTGGGTCTTTCCAGATGTAATAATCACGGTATGGGCTGTTTTTGTCACCCAGTGCAGACTGAAACCATGCATGCTCTGTTGAAGTATGGTTTACCACGATATCCATCACGATACGGATGCCACGTTGATGCGCTTCAGACAGTAACAAGTCGAAGTCTTCCATGGTGCCGAATTGAAGGTTAATCGCGTAGTAGTCTGAAATATCGTAGCCATTATCGATCATAGGAGATGCGTAAACTGGGGTTAGCCAAATCGCATCCACGCTCAAGTTTTTGAGGTAATCCAGTTTCGAAATGATCCCTTTGATATCGCCAGTACCTTTACTGCCACTGTCACAAAAGCTCTTTGGGTAGATTTGATAGATGGTTGCGGTTTTCCACCAGCTTTCATCATGTTCAGTCATCGCCATCTCTAACACTCACTTACCAGAAAATATAAAATAAAAATCACCATGTGAATCATGGTCGAATAGCCGTTATAACTAAAAGAAAAAGCTATAAATAAGAGAAAAAGCGATGACTTACTTGAAGTCATCGCTTGTTAAATGCATTACGCGTTGGCGGTTTCTAGCTCGCCTTTCATCTGTGCTCGTTTATAGAAGAACAATGTCAGCGTTATCGGCAGTACAACCGCCACCAGCATCGCGACTAAGTAAATCGACCAATATTGAGGTTGAATCGATAAGATACCCGGCAAACCACCAACACCGATACCATTCGCCATCACACCTGCACTACCACAGATTGCAGCCGCTGCGGCACTGCCGATCATTGCGCTCAGCATTGGGAATTTGTATTTAAGGTTGACGCCGTACATCGCAGGTTCCGTCACACCTAAGTACGCTGAGATTGCAGCGGGTACTGATATGTCTCGCTCGCCTTCACGCTTACTCAAAATAATAATGCCAACTACAGCAGATGCTTGTGCAATGTTTGATAGCGCAATCAAAGGCCAGATTGGTGTGCCACCTAAATCTTGCATCAGTTGCAGATCCACAGCGTTGGTTGTGTGGTGAATACCTGTAATAACCAAAGGTGCGTATAGGAAGCCAAAGACCACTGAACCAAGAATCGCGAAGTCACCAGTCATTGCCACTTTAGCCGCGAATGCCACACCATCACCTAACATACGACCGAATGGGCCAATGAAAGCGTGCGCTAGAATCACAGACAAGATGATCGAGACAAATGGCACGACAACAAGGTACAGATAAGAAGGAACAATGCGCTTAAGGTTGGTCTCAATGAAGGCCAGAGCCACACCCGCTAACATCGCAGGGATCACCTGAGCTTGATAACCGACCTTCTCAATCACGAACAAGCCAAAGTCCCACACCTCAGGTACCGATTTACCTATCATGTAAGCGTTCATCAACTGTGGAGAAACCAAGGTCACACCGAGTGTGATACCCAGAATTGGCGTTCCGCCGAGTTTCTTAACCGTTGCCCAACACACACCAACTGGTAAGAAGAAGAAAATAGCTTCGCCAATCAACCATAAGAAAGAATGAACGGTTGCCCAGAACTGGCTGATCTCAACCAAGGTTTTGCCGTCGAACATGCGAATGTCGCCAATCACATTACGGAAACCAAGAATCAAACCACCCGTAATAATGGCAGGTAGCAGTGGTACGAAAATTTCGGCTAAATGGGAGATACCACGCTCAAGGAAGTTCATATTTTGACGAGCAGCCAACTTCGCCTCATCTTTTGATGATGCATCTTTACCCGTTTGCTCAATCAGAAGTGCGTACACCTCATCAACCTCGGTGCCAATCACGACTTGGAATTGACCTGCGTTCGTAAAGCAGCCTTTTACCAGTTTAAGCTTCTCTAATTCTGCTTTGTTCGCTTGTTCCGTATCGTTCAATACAAAACGCAGTCGAGTTAGACAATGGCTGACACTCGCAATATTCTCTTTGCCACCGACTAACTCGATAAGACGCGCAACGTCTTGCTTCGCTATCTTACTCATACTACCCCACCCTGGTTTCATTCAATTACTCTTCTAAACCATGCAGCTATAACCACTCGATTTAGATTAATGGGAACATTCCCAATTACGGGTATTATAATGCCTTCATGAATAATAAATTAAAATGGGAACAGTCCCATTAATTGAAAGAGATCACACTCTAATTTTAATCTAAGCGGTTCAATTTCGCTTGATTGAGTGAATTATAGAATAGGAGATTGAGTATGATGAGAGATCTCTGCATTGCCTAAAAGCTGAGAGATCAATAGATTAGCGGCTAATTTCCCCGCAGATTGATACCCAGGATCAATACTAAATACTCGAGGGAACAAGAAAGAGAGAAGATCATTGCCACCAACGCCAGTCACCACCACATCTTCACGTTGTAACTCTTGCAGACGTTTGATTACGCCAAGAGCCAGTGTATCACTCGCACAGACAATCGCTTGAGTCGCAGGAGCAAGCACCTCATCCACCAACTGATAAGCGCTTTCATGATGAAGTTGACCAGTACGATAGTTCGCAATTGAACCTGTATTTTCACACCACTCGAGATAAGCCTTAAGACGCAGTTCACCGGTTGATTTGTCACTAGGATCAACGCCAATGAAGCCAACCTCAGAGATCCCCTGATCTGCTAAATGCGTTAATGCACTATTGATCACCTGTTGGTTATCATAGTTAATCGACGTCACGTTCTCGGTATCCAGAGCAATCACCACCGCTTTGTGTTCCCAAGCTTCAATCGCAGGAATATCACAGTCAGTAAAACCGAATACAATGATGCCGTCTACATTGCGACGCTTGAGAACCTGCAGATGTTCATTGGCTTTTTCTCTATCAAGCTGACTTTCCATGATCACCACATCGTAATCCGCTCGATACAATTCGGCCAGCATCGTACTTACCGCTTTGTTTTCAGAAGGAGAGTCCAGACGAGAAATGATTACGCCGATGACTTTTTGACTGCCACCGCGCATAGACTGTGCAGACTTTGAAGGCGAGTACCCAGATTCTTGAATTACTCTTTCCACCCTTTCACGGGTTTCAGGTTTCACTTTTGGATCATTGGTCAGAACGCGAGATACGGTTGACTTACCAACACCGGACAGCTTAGCAATATCGAGAATAGTGAGTTTTTTGCTCATAAAAAGTCTAACGTTAAAGGGAAGAGAGGAAAAAGCGAGGGCATACCCCCTCACTTAACTGTTTGTAAATCCTAGAAGTTAACTATGACTTACTTTCGGCAATTTTTATAGACGACACGACCAAGTTCTAGACGTGCGTTGTCACCTTTAGTGCGTAAAGTGACGCTATTGATCAGTTCAGAGGTTCCATCATCTAAGATGTACTTCGTTCCTGAACCTGCCGCTATTTGAGTTAGGCGATATTCATTCTCTGGCAAACGTAATACCGCTTTTTCATTACCAAGGTAAGCGACCTTAAATGAAGCGTCAGACTCACATTGATAAGTCACGAATTGATCATCCGAGACTGCACCATCAAGCGCCGCGGATTTAGAACACCCGACTAACGCTACCGTACATAGAGATGCTGCCAACAATGCTTTCATACTGCGTTCCTCATCTTTATATAGTTAACGGCGCTGATATCTTATTTATGGGTTAGCACCCCAGTTGACTGGTTAGAACCCACGTAATAAGTAAGCCTGTTAACGGTAGGAAAATGTATCAGCCTTTCAGGAAAGCTGGTACATCTTTAATGCTATCTAGCACTACATTGGCAAGTGCCTCACCCTTTTCAGTCACGGGTTTACCGGTTCTCACCAATACTCTGGTACCAACACCAGCGGCTTCTGCGGCCATCATGTCTTCAGCTTTATCGCCAATCATGACAGAGTTAGCCATATCAATTTTGAGAAAGTCACGCGCAGAAATGAACATACCAGGTTTAGGCTTACGACATTCACAATCTTGCTTGTAGTCGCCAATGCCGTGTTCAGGGTGATGAGGACAGTAATAGATACCATCTAACTCAACGCCATTATCGACAAAGTTCCAATCCATCCACTGCGTCAAAGAAAGAAAACGATCTTCGCTAAACTTGCCACGAGCAATACCAGATTGGTTGGTCACAAGTACCAATAAATAGCCCATATCTTTAAACGCTTTTGCCGCTTCAAACACACCATCGATGTATTCAAAGTCATGCTCATCATGTACGTAGCCATGATCAACGTTAATCACACCATCACGATCTAAAAAAACAGCCGGTTTAGACAAAATTCAGTTCTCTATCAACTCTCTATTAATCATTAATTATTACACGCTTTATTTGCTTCATCACTATCTATTTAGTTTTGCGTTCGTTAACGGTTTGTTTCTACCTTAGCAACACAATCGACGTTTAGCCGTCTAGACGTAAAAATATCTATTGACTTAGATCATAGAACACCATAGCATCGTCTGTAAATCGAGCGAGCTATCGACATATTATTCTGTTCCACCTGCACGGGTTTCTCTATGATTAAAGTGAATCAAGTCAACAAGGTTTTTTATCAAGGCACTAAAGAAATCAATGCCTTAATCGATATCAACCTTCACATACCTCAAGGTCAAATCTTTGGAGTTATCGGCTCTTCAGGTGCAGGCAAAAGTACCCTGATCCGTTGTGTAAATATGTTGGAAGCCCCGACCTCAGGTGAAGTGATTGTTGACGGTATTGACCTGACAAAACTCAGCAAATCAGAACTCAGCGAAGCTCGCCGTAACATCGGCATGATCTTCCAACACTTCAATCTGCTATCTTCTCGTACTGTATTTAACAACGTAGCACTGCCTTTAGAGCTTGCTGGTAGAGATAAAGCTGCGATTGAAGCGAAAGTGAGTGAACTACTTGAGCTTGTTGGTCTATCGGATAAGCGTGATACCTACCCTGCGAACTTAAGTGGTGGTCAAAAGCAGCGTGTCGCGATTGCTCGTGCGCTAGCGTCAGACCCAAAAGTACTGCTATGTGATGAAGCGACCAGTGCGCTGGATCCAGCAACGACTCAATCTATTCTTGAGCTGCTACGTGAAATCAACCGTAAGTTGAGTATCACTATCCTACTGATTACTCATGAAATGGATGTGGTTAAAAGCATCTGTCACGAAGTCGCGATCATTGGTGATGGTGAGCTAGTAGAGAAAGGCACTGTGGGTGAAATATTCGCACACCCTAAAACAGAGCTGGCACATCAGTTCATTCGTTCAACGCTCGATCTAACGATTCCTGAAGATTACCAAGCACGTTTGCAAGATACTCGCGTAAACAGCAGCTATCCACTGGTACGCCTTGAGTTTACTGGCGCAACGGTCGATGCTCCGTTAATGACGCAAATCGCACGCAAATTCAACATCGGCGTTAGCATCTTAAGCTCAGACCTTGATTACGCCGGCGGCGTGAAGTTCGGCATGATGGTTGCTGAATTGTTCGGTAATGAAGCAGACGATAATGCTGCTATCCAATTCCTACGCGACAACAATGTAAAAGTAGAGGTGCTTGGCTATGTCCTTTAGTTTCAACGAGATTGCTGACTGGATCAGCCTTAACAGTAACCTTCTATTAGGCGCAACAGGCGAAACTCTTTACATGGTTGCTGTTGCAGGCATCGTTGGTTTCGCTGTCGGTATCCCATTAGGCGTGATTCTACACACGACTAAAAAAGGTGGTCTGTTAGAGAACACCAAGCTAAACAAAATTCTTGGTGCGGTTGTCAACGTAGGCCGTTCAGTGCCCTTCTTAGTACTGATGGTTGCAATCATCCCACTGACTAAGATGTTGATTGGTACCTTCATCGGTACAACAGCAGCGATTGTTCCACTAACAATTGGCGCTATCCCATTCGTGGCTCGACTTATCGAAAGTGCGCTACTTGAAGTACCAACAGGTCTAGTAGAAGCCGCTCAATCAATGGGCGCAACACCAACACAAATCATCAATAAGGTTCTACTTCCTGAAGCACTTCCGACTATCATCAACTCAGTAACGATTACGTTAGTGACTCTGGTGAGCTACTCAGCAATGGCCGGAACTGTAGGCGGCGGTGGCCTAGGAGATGTCGCGATTCGTTACGGATTCCACCGCTACGATGTGACCATCATGGCTGTGACAGTAGTAATGTTGATTGTGCTTGTACAAATTATTCAATCAATCGGTGATTCATTGGTTCGCCGCGTTGACCACAGATAAAGACTCAGCGTTAAAACGCAAACTATCTAAGACAAGAGTCGTCTGAACCAAATTAAATAGATTTATTAAAAGGAGATTATTATGAAATTTAGCCTTAAAGGTTTACTGACTATCGCAGCGGCAGCTTCAGCGCTAGTACTAGCAGGTTGTGGCGAGAAAGAAGTGGATACTTCTAAAATCAAAGTTGGCGTAATGGCAGGTGCTGAAGCACAAGTTGCAGAAGTAGCAGCTAAAGTAGCAAAAGAGCAGTACGGCCTAGATGTTGAGTTAGTGACTTTCACAGATTACGTAACACCTAACGCAGCGCTAGATGACGGTTCGATCGATATCAATGCATTCCAACACGCACCGTACTTAGATCAGCAAGTGGCTGACCGTGGTTACAAGCTAACAATCGCTGGTAACACGTTTGTTTACCCAATTGCAGGTTACTCTAAAGAAGTTAAATCGGTAGATGAAATCCAAGACGGCGCTCGTATTGCAGTACCAAACGATCCAACTAACCTAGGTCGCTCTCTACTTCTTCTTGAGCAACAAGGTCTACTTGAACTTCGTGAAGGCGCTGGTCTTCTAGCAACCGTTCGTGACATTGTGGGTAACCCTAAGAATCTAACGATTGTTGAACTAGACGCAGCTCAACTGCCACGTTCTCTTGATGATGTTGCACTGTCTATCATCAACACAACTTACGCGAGCTCTATCAACCTGACTCCGCAAAAAGACGGCATCTTCGTTGAAGACAAAGACTCTCCATATGTAAACCTAATCGTTTCTCGTGAAGAAAATCTAAACGCTGAAAATGTACAGAACTTCGTAAAAGCTTACCAAACTGAAGAAGTGTACAACGCAGCTTCTGATATCTTCCAAGGTGGCGTAGTTAAAGGTTGGTAATCAACTAAACGACAGCAACCTATAGATACCCGAAGGGGCTGACATAACGTCAGCCCCTTTTTTAATGATTATGATTTACAAGAAAGTTCGACTTACCACCAAGCTTCCACTTGCATACCAACGCTCATTTCACTGTTTTTACCTTCACCGAAGGCATTGTCATTTTCAGCATCGTTTAGGTAAGTGGCAAAGATACGGAATTCAGGACGAGACCAGAAGCCCACTTGTGGAACCCAGGCCTGAGCGATTGTGAATTTACCACCCGCCCCATCTTTATTATCGATAGTTTCAACAAAGCCACCAATTTCAAGAATGGTACGCATACGCTTATCCCACTTGTAAAGCGGGCGAATTACCGCACTGAAAGAATCATCATCGCTATTATTGGCGCCAACACCGGTTGATGCTGCATAACGAACAGTGTGGCCAAACTCGATGTTCTCGCCAATCGCAAGCACGCCCCAGTTAATCAATCGGAAACCCTCGGCGTCGTTGTTGTTTGCATCACGAACGATGCCTTTACCCGTTCCAAAAGTCGTCATCTGCTCGGCGTAACCAGAGTTAGCAACCTGTAGAATCGTTTTATTGAAGCCACCAGAAAGGTTTTGATTCAAGCTTGCCGTTAGCATTACACTGTCATCCGCGTCGATCGTTTGACCTTGTTTTTCATTGGCGAAGTTCATATCAATGCCGACCTCAAGATCCGCATTTTTCCACAATGGAATCCCGGCATAGCGCACGTCTGCAATCATGGCTGTGGTTTCTTTGCCATCAAAGACATCACCCGTAACGGTGTCTTGAATCAAAGCTACCGATAATTTACCTGGACCCATATTGATGTGTTCAACACCAGCACCAATACCACTGACATCCCAGTAGTAGTTGTCAACAATGTGTACATCATGACGCTGGTAGTAACGTTCACCTGCCCAAATTCCAATGTCCTTATCTTCAAAAAGCCCCACAGCCTGAACATTCAATTGCACCACATCAACGCTTTTATCCGCCGCGTTTTCATCTTGGCCTTGCCAGTACGACAACATGGAATCAACTAAAAATGAAACGTCGTCCTCTGCATACACCTCTTTCTTAAAACCAAACTCACCATACAGGTCATTTTCGTTGCCGAGTCGGCCAACTTTACTCACCTCCCACTTGCTGTTTGAGCCGCCTTCATTACTCAGGCCAACGCCTCCGCGCATGTAACCATTGAACTCCAATGGCGTGGTTTCATCAGCGTATAAATTAGGGGCAAGTAAAGCAGTAGAGAGTGCAGCAGCAATAGGTAACAGTTTCATCGTCCATTCCTTTCAGATCTAGAATCAGGTTATTTTTATAAATGGGAACATTCCCATGGGATCGATCCCATTTATATTGAGAAGAATATAAATTGAAAGAGAACTGATTGATTATTGTGATCAGGCTAACTATTGAGGTAACTAAAAGTTGATGGGTGTTGGATTATTTCTATGAATACGTTGGAGCTACAGAAAGAGGGGAATATCACGTTCTGTACCTACTTGGGGGGGAACAGTAGCGAACAATTAGGGAGTAATAAAGATTGGGAAAAGATAGCTTGTGAGTCGCGAAATCGAGTAAGAAAACAAGATGATAAACGATTGATATAAAGGG belongs to Vibrio splendidus and includes:
- a CDS encoding MetQ/NlpA family lipoprotein, whose product is MKFSLKGLLTIAAAASALVLAGCGEKEVDTSKIKVGVMAGAEAQVAEVAAKVAKEQYGLDVELVTFTDYVTPNAALDDGSIDINAFQHAPYLDQQVADRGYKLTIAGNTFVYPIAGYSKEVKSVDEIQDGARIAVPNDPTNLGRSLLLLEQQGLLELREGAGLLATVRDIVGNPKNLTIVELDAAQLPRSLDDVALSIINTTYASSINLTPQKDGIFVEDKDSPYVNLIVSREENLNAENVQNFVKAYQTEEVYNAASDIFQGGVVKGW
- a CDS encoding carbohydrate porin gives rise to the protein MKLLPIAAALSTALLAPNLYADETTPLEFNGYMRGGVGLSNEGGSNSKWEVSKVGRLGNENDLYGEFGFKKEVYAEDDVSFLVDSMLSYWQGQDENAADKSVDVVQLNVQAVGLFEDKDIGIWAGERYYQRHDVHIVDNYYWDVSGIGAGVEHINMGPGKLSVALIQDTVTGDVFDGKETTAMIADVRYAGIPLWKNADLEVGIDMNFANEKQGQTIDADDSVMLTASLNQNLSGGFNKTILQVANSGYAEQMTTFGTGKGIVRDANNNDAEGFRLINWGVLAIGENIEFGHTVRYAASTGVGANNSDDDSFSAVIRPLYKWDKRMRTILEIGGFVETIDNKDGAGGKFTIAQAWVPQVGFWSRPEFRIFATYLNDAENDNAFGEGKNSEMSVGMQVEAWW
- a CDS encoding methionine ABC transporter permease → MSFSFNEIADWISLNSNLLLGATGETLYMVAVAGIVGFAVGIPLGVILHTTKKGGLLENTKLNKILGAVVNVGRSVPFLVLMVAIIPLTKMLIGTFIGTTAAIVPLTIGAIPFVARLIESALLEVPTGLVEAAQSMGATPTQIINKVLLPEALPTIINSVTITLVTLVSYSAMAGTVGGGGLGDVAIRYGFHRYDVTIMAVTVVMLIVLVQIIQSIGDSLVRRVDHR